The genomic region GGAAGCGTATTATAATTTCGACAGAAACAATATACTATAAGATTGGCAGTCATCTTCGTTGTGCTAATCTTACTAGCAGGGTGTGGAGGGCAAAAGTCCATATCGACATCGACTCCACCAACCACCCCTGCCCCAACTTCTTCACAACCGCCGACAACCACTCTAGTCACAACACCCACACCAACACCAACACCCGTCCCAGATAACCCATTTGGAGAAAAGCCGATTATCATTGGTATCGATAACCCGACAAACCGCTCATACAATACACTCGTTCGAGAGGCCATAAGTTATTGGACACAGACTAGGAAACAACACACAGATTGGTGGACCACCATCAAACTGAAACCTGATGCTTCGTCGCCAGATCTTACTGTTTCATTTATCAGCAACATTGGACGTTGTGGAGTGGAGGTTAATGAGGATCATATCGGTTGTGCACCGCTGATTGAACAAACAGACACTGTTTATACAGAACGACTGCAGATTGAAACCGGGTATACCAATGCTTCCACACGAGCAACACTAAAACATGAATTCGGACATATTTTTGGATTGGAGCATGGTGAGACGCCCTTAGCGATAATGAATGTAACAGGGATTGCAAATCTTACTGCACAACCGAATGCAAGCATGAGAGCAATCCTATGGGAAAATGATAGTTTAAAAGTTCACATTAATACATCGAATTTCGACACAATCGATTCGACAGAGATCGATGAACAGGTCAAACCGA from Haloquadratum walsbyi C23 harbors:
- a CDS encoding zinc metalloprotease gives rise to the protein MLILLAGCGGQKSISTSTPPTTPAPTSSQPPTTTLVTTPTPTPTPVPDNPFGEKPIIIGIDNPTNRSYNTLVREAISYWTQTRKQHTDWWTTIKLKPDASSPDLTVSFISNIGRCGVEVNEDHIGCAPLIEQTDTVYTERLQIETGYTNASTRATLKHEFGHIFGLEHGETPLAIMNVTGIANLTAQPNASMRAILWENDSLKVHINTSNFDTIDSTEIDEQVKPTVDHFSNARGKVPANLSIKELDSPHDADIVVVAMNSLERPSQKRECMVVPRMLTQRLNIIQMQRLQSILRQTVTTSGTTSDTG